The Nocardioides campestrisoli genome includes a window with the following:
- a CDS encoding GNAT family N-acetyltransferase — protein MTRLEFHHDPAAFLATAGEHLAAEPVTSTVVATFAARAAAEVADGVVQDPRDWYVVVRAESGAVTGAAMRTAPFAPRPLFVLPMPEESARGLARVLHARGEQVAGANGALPAVRAFAEESARLAGGRVVVEQHTRLFELPALVPPRRPAPGHLRAARLEEAELCLAWIEAFAGAADEQAGRPAGSHHDLGEDLGSVRRRIEGGRIWLWEDGGEVVHLTGTNPPAFGVVRVGPVYTPRERRGHGYASSAVAEVSRRILAERWRACLFTDQANPTSNAVYERLGYEPLVDMVNLGGLAG, from the coding sequence ATGACCAGGCTGGAGTTCCACCACGACCCGGCGGCGTTCCTCGCCACGGCAGGCGAGCACCTCGCGGCGGAGCCGGTGACGAGCACGGTGGTGGCCACCTTCGCCGCTCGCGCGGCCGCCGAGGTGGCCGACGGGGTCGTGCAGGACCCCCGCGACTGGTACGTCGTCGTGCGCGCGGAGTCGGGCGCCGTCACCGGCGCGGCGATGCGGACCGCCCCGTTCGCGCCCCGCCCGCTGTTCGTGCTGCCGATGCCCGAGGAGTCGGCCCGGGGGCTCGCCCGGGTCCTGCACGCGCGCGGGGAGCAGGTGGCAGGGGCCAACGGGGCCCTGCCCGCGGTGCGAGCCTTCGCCGAGGAGTCCGCGCGGCTGGCCGGCGGGCGGGTCGTGGTGGAGCAGCACACCCGGCTCTTCGAGCTCCCGGCCCTGGTCCCGCCCCGCCGTCCGGCGCCCGGGCACCTGCGCGCGGCGCGGCTCGAGGAGGCGGAGCTGTGCCTGGCCTGGATCGAGGCGTTCGCCGGGGCGGCCGACGAGCAGGCCGGGCGGCCCGCGGGGAGCCACCACGACCTCGGCGAGGACCTGGGCTCCGTGCGGCGCCGGATCGAGGGTGGCCGCATCTGGCTCTGGGAGGACGGCGGCGAGGTGGTCCACCTGACCGGGACCAACCCGCCGGCCTTCGGTGTGGTCCGGGTGGGGCCGGTCTACACGCCGCGGGAGCGCCGGGGGCACGGGTACGCCAGCAGCGCGGTGGCCGAGGTCTCTCGACGGATCCTCGCCGAGAGGTGGCGGGCCTGCCTCTTCACCGACCAGGCCAACCCGACCTCGAACGCCGTCTACGAGCGCCTGGGGTACGAGCCGCTCGTCGACATGGTCAACCTCGGGGGACTGGCGGGCTGA
- the folC gene encoding bifunctional tetrahydrofolate synthase/dihydrofolate synthase, translating to MTESAQPRPAETFAEAEDALLSRWPETRLEPSLDRIEAFTELLGDPQRAYQVVHLTGTNGKTSTSRMIDTLLRTLDLRTGRFTSPHVERMTERISIDGEPLSDEAFVRVFNEVAPYTHLVDADQDHPLSFFETVVGMAFAAFADAPVDVAVVEVGMGGSWDATNVVDAQVAVVLPIAVDHAQYLGDNAPAIAVEKAGIIKPGSTAVLAQQSPEVAAVLLERAAEVGATVAREGVEFGVVSRVPGVGGQMLSLQGLHARYDDVFLPLHGAHQAQNAAVALAAVEALLGDSPLEEDLVRAAFAEVTSPGRLEVVRRSPTIVLDAAHNPHGAEAAAAALEDSFAFSPLVGVIGVMGDKDYEGVLAAFEPHLAHLVVTQASSPRAMPAEQLGAVAVEVFGEDRVTVVPRLADAIDRAATLAEVGQELGDSVGSGAVLVTGSVVTVGEARTMLKPAARRGAPKRDRPPGYRQVTAGLDTAAGVEGPDEADDLDDLLAGLLGGSDDQHDSLYDEDDEQDDEHEDER from the coding sequence ATGACCGAGTCTGCGCAGCCCCGCCCCGCCGAGACGTTCGCCGAGGCCGAGGACGCCTTGCTCTCCCGCTGGCCGGAGACCAGGCTGGAGCCGTCGCTGGACCGGATCGAGGCCTTCACCGAGCTCCTCGGCGACCCCCAGCGGGCCTACCAGGTGGTCCACCTGACCGGCACGAACGGGAAGACCTCCACCTCCCGGATGATCGACACCCTGCTGCGCACCCTGGACCTGCGCACCGGGCGGTTCACCTCCCCGCACGTGGAGCGGATGACCGAGCGGATCAGCATCGACGGCGAGCCGCTGAGCGACGAGGCGTTCGTCCGCGTCTTCAACGAGGTCGCGCCGTACACGCACCTGGTCGACGCCGACCAGGACCACCCGCTCTCCTTCTTCGAGACGGTGGTGGGCATGGCCTTCGCCGCCTTCGCCGACGCCCCGGTCGACGTGGCGGTCGTCGAGGTCGGCATGGGCGGCTCGTGGGACGCCACCAACGTGGTGGACGCCCAGGTCGCGGTGGTCCTGCCGATCGCGGTCGACCACGCCCAGTACCTCGGCGACAACGCCCCCGCGATCGCGGTGGAGAAGGCCGGCATCATCAAGCCCGGCAGCACCGCCGTGCTCGCGCAGCAGAGCCCCGAGGTCGCGGCCGTGCTGCTGGAGCGGGCCGCGGAGGTCGGCGCCACCGTGGCCCGCGAGGGCGTCGAGTTCGGCGTCGTCTCCCGGGTGCCCGGGGTGGGCGGCCAGATGCTCTCCCTCCAGGGGCTCCACGCCCGGTACGACGACGTCTTCCTGCCCCTGCACGGCGCCCACCAGGCGCAGAACGCCGCGGTCGCGCTGGCCGCGGTGGAGGCGCTGCTCGGCGACTCGCCGCTGGAGGAGGACCTGGTCCGCGCGGCGTTCGCCGAGGTGACCTCGCCCGGGCGGCTCGAGGTGGTCCGGCGCTCGCCGACGATCGTGCTCGACGCGGCCCACAACCCGCACGGCGCCGAGGCGGCCGCGGCGGCGCTGGAGGACTCCTTCGCGTTCTCCCCGCTGGTCGGGGTGATCGGCGTGATGGGCGACAAGGACTACGAGGGGGTGCTCGCCGCCTTCGAGCCGCACCTGGCCCACCTGGTGGTCACCCAGGCCTCAAGCCCGCGGGCGATGCCCGCCGAGCAGCTGGGCGCGGTGGCGGTCGAGGTCTTCGGGGAGGACCGCGTCACCGTGGTGCCCCGGCTGGCCGACGCGATCGACCGGGCCGCGACCCTGGCCGAGGTCGGCCAGGAGCTCGGCGACTCGGTCGGCTCCGGCGCCGTGCTGGTCACCGGCTCGGTGGTCACCGTGGGCGAGGCGCGCACGATGCTGAAGCCGGCGGCGCGGCGCGGGGCGCCGAAGCGCGACCGGCCGCCGGGCTACCGGCAGGTGACGGCCGGGCTCGACACGGCCGCCGGCGTGGAGGGGCCGGACGAGGCCGACGACCTCGACGACCTGCTGGCAGGCCTGCTGGGCGGGTCCGACGACCAGCACGACAGCTTGTACGACGAGGACGACGAGCAGGACGACGAGCACGAGGACGAGCGGTGA
- a CDS encoding DUF4233 domain-containing protein, whose protein sequence is MSDETPTPRVAEPNTERSPRRGMCAAVLGLEAIALGLTTPVMVTIADVPVRTALVVGLGLAVVSLLLAGMLRAEWAYKAGWVLQVAAVGLGFVIPMMFFLGGVFAALWATADWLGRKIERERAQAWAAYRADHPQG, encoded by the coding sequence GTGAGCGACGAGACCCCGACCCCGCGTGTCGCGGAGCCCAACACCGAGCGGTCCCCGCGCCGCGGCATGTGCGCCGCCGTGCTCGGACTGGAGGCGATCGCGCTCGGCCTGACCACCCCGGTGATGGTGACCATCGCCGACGTGCCCGTCCGCACCGCCCTGGTGGTCGGGCTCGGCCTGGCCGTCGTCTCCCTGCTGCTGGCCGGGATGCTGCGCGCCGAGTGGGCCTACAAGGCCGGCTGGGTGCTCCAGGTGGCGGCCGTGGGGCTCGGCTTCGTGATCCCGATGATGTTCTTCCTCGGCGGCGTCTTCGCCGCGTTGTGGGCCACCGCCGACTGGCTGGGTCGCAAGATCGAGCGGGAGCGGGCCCAGGCGTGGGCGGCGTACCGGGCGGACCACCCGCAGGGCTGA